The proteins below are encoded in one region of Phycisphaerae bacterium:
- a CDS encoding fructose-6-phosphate aldolase (similar to novel fructose-6-phosphate aldolase from Escherichia coli; enzyme from Methanocaldococcus janaschii shows transaldolase activity), whose translation MELLLDSADPKEIQEVTSWGMISGVTTNPTLYSKVGGETVARLRDVVAASPGCVFTQVIGWHDRAELVGQARWLAEQSEKIIVKLPMGIEGIQAVLQLKKESPEIKVAVTAVASIAQALLCGKAGADVAALFNGPLDESSDATVDMVTPVKKIYAQYGYKTKVLSCCRFPRGVGEFAAAGTDYCTMRKEFHHLLYEHPYTDKRMFGFLGDWEKAFGKAKWPQR comes from the coding sequence ATGGAATTGTTGTTGGACAGTGCGGACCCGAAGGAGATTCAGGAAGTGACGTCGTGGGGGATGATTTCGGGAGTGACGACGAACCCGACGTTGTATTCGAAGGTGGGCGGCGAGACGGTGGCGCGGCTTCGGGACGTGGTGGCGGCGTCGCCCGGCTGCGTGTTCACGCAGGTGATCGGGTGGCACGACCGGGCGGAGCTGGTCGGGCAGGCCCGGTGGCTGGCTGAGCAGTCGGAGAAGATCATCGTGAAGCTGCCGATGGGCATCGAGGGGATCCAAGCCGTTTTGCAGCTTAAAAAGGAGTCACCGGAGATCAAGGTGGCGGTGACGGCGGTGGCGTCGATCGCGCAGGCGCTGTTGTGCGGCAAGGCCGGGGCGGACGTGGCGGCTTTGTTCAACGGTCCGCTTGACGAGTCGAGCGACGCGACGGTCGATATGGTCACGCCGGTCAAGAAGATCTACGCCCAGTACGGCTATAAGACGAAGGTTCTGTCGTGCTGCCGGTTTCCCCGCGGGGTGGGCGAGTTCGCAGCGGCGGGGACCGACTATTGCACGATGCGGAAGGAGTTTCATCACCTGCTGTACGAACACCCGTACACGGACAAGCGGATGTTCGGGTTTCTGGGCGATTGGGAGAAGGCGTTCGGCAAGGCGAAGTGGCCGCAGCGGTGA